One window of Candidatus Tokpelaia hoelldoblerii genomic DNA carries:
- the mutY gene encoding A/G-specific adenine glycosylase (bhsal13680) produces the protein MTDTASLLLNWYDKHHRILPWRITPAEQARGMAPDPYRVWLSEVMLQQTTVEAVKAYFNKFTSQWPDISALAGASQDDILRAWAGLGYYSRARNLKACADKIMAGHGGVFPRELAGLRALPGIGDYTAAAIAAIAFNLPHAVVDGNVERVVSRLFCLTTPLPAAKAEIRIRTQGITPAERPGDFAQSMMDLGATICTPKRPSCFLCPLNEHCLALKNDEPQRLPLKAPKAEKPLRTGMAFVAISENSRVYLQKRPEKGLLGGMSEVPNYFAPGADKADLSRAPFATDWRYQGDITHVFTHFTLVLAIYRADNLPEHSDTGGWWVAVDKLKGEALPTVIKKAVAQVLPTAFNNTERKPADRNA, from the coding sequence ATGACAGACACTGCTTCACTCCTGCTCAACTGGTATGACAAACACCACCGCATCCTGCCGTGGCGAATCACACCGGCTGAACAAGCCCGCGGTATGGCGCCTGATCCTTATCGCGTCTGGCTGTCAGAAGTGATGTTGCAACAGACAACGGTGGAAGCGGTCAAAGCCTATTTTAACAAATTCACCAGCCAATGGCCGGATATCAGCGCACTGGCCGGTGCTTCGCAGGATGATATATTACGCGCCTGGGCCGGGCTTGGCTATTATTCCCGCGCGCGCAATTTAAAAGCCTGCGCTGATAAAATCATGGCCGGGCATGGCGGCGTTTTCCCACGCGAGCTGGCGGGCCTGCGGGCCCTGCCCGGCATTGGCGACTACACGGCAGCGGCAATTGCGGCAATTGCTTTCAACCTGCCGCATGCAGTGGTTGACGGCAATGTCGAGCGTGTGGTTTCGCGCCTGTTCTGCCTGACCACGCCGCTGCCTGCCGCCAAAGCGGAAATCCGAATCAGAACGCAAGGCATAACACCGGCAGAAAGGCCGGGCGATTTTGCCCAGAGCATGATGGACCTCGGCGCCACCATCTGCACGCCAAAACGCCCAAGTTGCTTTTTGTGTCCGCTTAATGAACATTGTCTGGCACTGAAAAATGACGAGCCGCAACGCCTGCCGCTCAAAGCCCCCAAGGCGGAAAAACCCCTGCGCACCGGCATGGCCTTTGTGGCGATATCAGAAAACAGCCGCGTCTATCTGCAAAAGCGGCCGGAAAAAGGCCTGCTCGGCGGCATGAGTGAAGTGCCCAACTATTTTGCCCCCGGAGCCGACAAGGCCGACCTGTCCCGCGCACCCTTTGCCACAGACTGGCGCTATCAGGGCGACATCACCCATGTTTTCACCCATTTTACGCTGGTGCTTGCGATTTACCGCGCCGACAATCTGCCGGAACACAGCGATACAGGCGGCTGGTGGGTGGCGGTGGATAAACTTAAAGGTGAAGCGCTGCCAACCGTGATAAAAAAAGCGGTGGCACAAGTTTTGCCCACCGCTTTTAACAACACAGAAAGGAAGCCTGCCGACAGAAATGCCTGA
- a CDS encoding DSBA oxidoreductase (bhsal13650) has translation MKYWIKRKTIFSLVAACGLAFAAPVMAQTAPETTNVDVAKLMQPGKLKDMSEGRADAPVTIVEYASLTCGHCASFYSATLPEIRKKYIDTGKVRLVFREIVFAQDKRSLAAVTLARCLPAGRYFPMVGTLFEKQQSWAFAANGASEALLGIASLAGLDKDGVKACLGNQQLVNDILANTKQATDEFGIRATPTFFINGTKYEGALTAGEMSAIIDRLL, from the coding sequence ATGAAATACTGGATAAAACGCAAGACAATATTTTCCCTTGTTGCCGCCTGCGGGCTGGCTTTTGCTGCGCCGGTTATGGCGCAGACTGCGCCGGAAACAACAAACGTTGATGTTGCCAAATTGATGCAGCCAGGCAAATTAAAGGATATGAGCGAGGGCCGCGCTGACGCGCCGGTGACAATTGTTGAATATGCTTCTCTCACCTGCGGCCATTGCGCCAGTTTCTATTCGGCAACCCTGCCGGAAATCCGCAAGAAATATATTGATACCGGCAAGGTGCGCCTTGTTTTCCGCGAGATTGTTTTTGCGCAGGACAAGCGCTCGCTTGCCGCTGTGACTCTGGCGCGCTGCCTGCCGGCAGGGCGTTATTTCCCGATGGTCGGCACATTGTTTGAAAAACAGCAGTCATGGGCCTTTGCTGCAAACGGTGCTTCAGAAGCGCTGCTTGGCATTGCCTCACTTGCCGGGCTTGATAAGGATGGCGTCAAGGCCTGCTTGGGAAATCAGCAACTGGTGAATGATATTCTTGCCAATACCAAACAGGCAACGGATGAGTTCGGTATCCGCGCGACGCCGACTTTCTTCATCAATGGCACAAAATATGAAGGGGCGCTGACTGCCGGTGAAATGTCAGCGATTATTGACAGGCTGTTGTAA
- a CDS encoding Putative lipoprotein (bhsal13730) yields MVRTMRFSLPFLAGLVFTVSACVDKTSPKPAEPQVTMTELRAFCPQVEIADETAFYTVYHGGGDDAAKVAYQAIISDVTRNCQYGDGKLVMNIHAAGRVVPGPQFRKGNVIMPVRIRILRGTDEILNKTWHHTVTSGDGMTQQFIFAADGVSIPQPQMRNVRVYLGFDIKKKPAPKSPYED; encoded by the coding sequence ATGGTCAGGACAATGCGTTTTTCTCTTCCGTTTTTGGCGGGGCTTGTATTTACAGTTTCCGCCTGTGTCGACAAAACATCCCCGAAACCGGCAGAGCCACAGGTGACAATGACCGAGTTGCGCGCTTTCTGCCCGCAGGTGGAAATTGCCGATGAAACAGCGTTTTACACTGTGTATCACGGCGGCGGCGATGATGCGGCCAAAGTCGCCTATCAGGCAATTATCAGCGATGTAACGCGCAATTGCCAATATGGCGATGGCAAGCTGGTGATGAACATTCATGCCGCCGGCCGTGTTGTGCCCGGGCCGCAGTTTCGCAAGGGTAATGTGATCATGCCGGTGCGTATCCGTATTCTTCGCGGGACGGATGAGATTCTCAACAAAACCTGGCATCATACGGTGACATCCGGTGACGGGATGACACAGCAGTTTATCTTCGCCGCTGACGGTGTCAGCATTCCCCAGCCGCAAATGCGCAATGTGAGGGTCTATCTCGGCTTTGACATAAAAAAGAAACCCGCGCCGAAATCACCTTACGAAGACTAG
- a CDS encoding HAD hydrolase, family IA (bhsal13720) codes for MTKPQLVIFDCDGVLVDSEYLAAQINAELLTEAGHPIEAEELSARYAGFIFADALKAIEKEADIPLSASILDRSAALFLERLKTDLAATEGIRKAVESLTLPYCLCSNSENDTIKAMLTTVGLYDLFKGRIFSAPEVGSKRGKPAPDVFLYAAEHNHVDPARVIVVEDSVTGITAAKAAGMRVIGYTGGRHSYSGHADALTDTGAETVIARHADLTATIAAMSEWQD; via the coding sequence ATGACAAAACCCCAACTTGTTATTTTTGACTGTGACGGCGTTCTGGTTGATTCAGAATATCTCGCCGCGCAAATCAACGCCGAGCTGTTGACAGAAGCAGGCCACCCGATTGAAGCGGAAGAGCTTTCCGCGCGCTATGCCGGCTTTATCTTTGCTGACGCGCTGAAGGCGATTGAAAAGGAAGCCGACATTCCGCTTTCCGCCAGCATTCTTGACAGATCAGCGGCACTGTTTCTGGAACGCCTCAAAACCGACCTGGCCGCGACAGAAGGGATACGCAAGGCGGTTGAATCCCTGACACTGCCTTATTGCCTGTGCTCCAACTCCGAAAACGACACCATCAAAGCCATGCTGACCACAGTCGGCCTTTATGATCTGTTCAAGGGCAGGATTTTTTCCGCCCCTGAAGTCGGCAGCAAACGCGGCAAGCCCGCGCCCGACGTATTTCTTTACGCGGCAGAACATAACCATGTTGACCCGGCCCGGGTGATTGTGGTGGAAGATTCCGTCACCGGCATCACCGCAGCAAAGGCCGCCGGCATGCGCGTTATCGGCTATACCGGCGGCCGCCACAGCTATTCCGGCCATGCGGACGCGCTGACCGATACAGGCGCGGAAACAGTCATTGCCCGCCATGCGGATCTGACCGCCACCATCGCCGCCATGAGCGAATGGCAGGATTGA
- a CDS encoding Hypothetical protein (bhsal13700) has product MSKAVSSNSIFLPDFQPLFSKTSGNRLSSLLRCCLRDEGYNLLLWPIPVSGELAGLFFFLHNFSGIMNLCVIHTEDFVMFMCRILENRYL; this is encoded by the coding sequence ATGTCCAAAGCTGTAAGCAGCAATAGCATATTTTTGCCCGATTTCCAGCCCCTATTTTCAAAAACTAGTGGTAACAGGCTCTCCTCTTTGTTGAGGTGTTGTTTGCGGGATGAAGGGTATAATCTGTTGCTATGGCCGATACCGGTTTCCGGGGAACTGGCCGGTCTTTTCTTTTTCCTTCACAATTTTTCAGGCATAATGAACCTTTGTGTTATTCACACCGAGGATTTTGTTATGTTTATGTGTCGGATTTTGGAAAATCGTTACTTATAG
- a CDS encoding Modification methylase (bhsal13710), whose amino-acid sequence MRANLSVQSLPVHDEANGTWRNRILKGDCITALEKLPARSVDVVFADPPYNLQLSGALHRPDQSVVDAVDNDWDQFESFQAYDAFTRAWLLACRRVLKPNGTLWVIGSYHNIFRVGAMMQDLGFWLLNDVVWRKTNPMPNFRGRRFQNAHETLIWAARDRDCKNYTFNYEALKAANEDVQMRSDWLFPICTGAERLKDDRGRKVHPTQKPEALLARIMLATTRPGDVVLDPFFGSGTTGAVAKRLGRDFVGVEREDDYIAAATARIAAVEPLGRVELEVLKGKRAEPRVAFVSLIEAGLLKAGARLYDRKKQHCAIVRADGTLVYKDAAGSIHMMGRKAQGAESCNGWTYWHYEDNGELKLIDSLRAQIRHALARAGA is encoded by the coding sequence ATGCGTGCCAATCTGTCTGTCCAGTCCCTGCCTGTCCATGATGAAGCAAATGGAACATGGCGAAACCGCATTTTAAAAGGCGATTGTATCACTGCACTGGAAAAACTCCCCGCCCGCTCTGTCGATGTGGTTTTTGCCGATCCGCCCTATAACCTGCAGCTTTCCGGCGCCCTGCACCGCCCTGACCAGAGCGTGGTTGACGCCGTTGACAATGACTGGGACCAGTTTGAAAGTTTTCAGGCCTATGACGCTTTCACCCGTGCCTGGCTGCTTGCCTGCCGCCGCGTTCTCAAACCCAATGGCACATTGTGGGTGATCGGTTCTTATCACAATATTTTCCGTGTCGGCGCCATGATGCAGGATCTGGGCTTCTGGCTGCTGAATGATGTTGTCTGGCGTAAAACCAACCCCATGCCCAATTTTCGTGGCCGGCGGTTTCAAAATGCCCATGAAACGCTGATCTGGGCGGCGCGTGACAGGGACTGCAAAAACTACACCTTCAATTATGAAGCGCTGAAAGCGGCGAATGAAGATGTGCAAATGCGCTCTGACTGGCTGTTTCCGATTTGCACCGGCGCTGAACGGCTGAAAGATGACCGCGGCCGCAAGGTTCATCCGACCCAGAAACCGGAAGCGCTGCTTGCCCGTATCATGCTGGCGACGACCAGGCCCGGCGATGTGGTGTTGGACCCGTTTTTCGGTTCAGGCACAACAGGTGCTGTCGCCAAACGGCTGGGGCGTGATTTTGTCGGTGTTGAGCGTGAAGATGACTATATCGCCGCCGCCACGGCACGCATTGCCGCGGTTGAGCCTTTGGGCAGGGTGGAGCTGGAAGTGCTGAAAGGCAAGCGCGCCGAGCCGCGGGTAGCCTTTGTCAGCCTGATTGAGGCCGGCCTTCTCAAAGCTGGCGCCCGGCTTTATGATCGTAAAAAACAGCACTGCGCCATTGTGCGCGCTGATGGCACACTGGTTTACAAAGACGCGGCCGGTTCTATCCACATGATGGGACGCAAGGCGCAAGGCGCTGAGAGCTGCAACGGCTGGACCTACTGGCATTATGAGGACAACGGGGAGCTGAAACTGATCGACAGTTTGCGCGCGCAGATACGCCATGCCCTTGCCCGGGCGGGCGCGTAA
- the smc gene encoding Chromosome partition protein Smc (bhsal13640), which translates to MQFSKLRLAGFKSFVEPVEFAIEGGLTGVVGPNGCGKSNLVEALRWVMGENSYKNMRASGMEDVIFSGSDLRPARNAAEVTLYLDNSDQSAPMTFNNAAMLQVSRRIERDKGSLYRINGREVRAKDVQLLFADQSTGARSPSMVGQGRIGELISAKPQARRALLEEAAGISGLYSRRREAELRLRATGENLDRLEDIVSDLAGRIESLKRQARQASRFKALSASIRKIEAGVFYLRWVAAKSQGAEAESRLSSATVTVADKAQVQMQAAKALDEARTRLPPLREETLKAQAAQQRLRLGAATLEEEQNRLAARREELAGRLRQQHDDHAREAALLQENAQNLQQLADEETQLRAQEQGGADKEQRFAATLHNMIAQQSAEEELLAAEQERRAERNAAQVQLQNRMAEAVQRDRKLGADIAVITAELAALISEIAALTGAGALRARCEKQEKVLLAAEEETARADAALNTARLAEARRREKADEARRHLHGLEAEARTLLHMLEQFGGGDYPAIVDDIRVEKGFEVALGAALGDDLEASFIAGAPVSWLDMAVDKGDDPALPAGVAPLARMVDAPAALARRLEQVGVVEADEAAALQPRLKVGQRLVSREGVLWRWDGLTARADALTAGALRLAQKNRLGELETLLVAANAAFVKAQTAFEAAQVAVQACQGQERDSRAADITARKQLEALHHELAAFERGLGERVSRRDALRENHGRLVADYDENRVRLAALENEQKSLPPMAAMEQTIAACNSRLAEVRGRLSEERAAQSMWQQAVQSGRNRLAAIARERKNWQARLAGSERQLQALARRGAQTRAEIDALAATPDGQAFEARRRALFDEIAKAEAVAQTLADRLAEAETTQAGLDHATLVAVQELSAAREERARAEERLHAAIDRCEEIEAHIVSALDCPPVETFGRAGFANGEALPDEAALERELDRLRLERERLGAVNLRAEEESAEITARMQALVKERDDVIEAIRKLRLAIQNLNREGRDRLLEAFEKVNVSFQRLFTHLFGGGMAELQLVESEDPLEAGLEILARPPGKKLQTMTLLSGGEQALTAMALIFAVFLTNPAPVCVLDEVDAPLDDHNVERYCNLMDEMAALAQTRFIIITHNPVTMARMNRLFGVTMGEQGVSQLVSVDLHTAEQLREPA; encoded by the coding sequence ATGCAGTTCAGTAAACTGCGTCTTGCAGGATTTAAATCTTTTGTCGAACCGGTGGAGTTCGCTATTGAGGGCGGCCTGACCGGTGTTGTCGGCCCCAATGGCTGTGGCAAATCCAATCTGGTTGAAGCGCTGCGCTGGGTGATGGGGGAAAATTCCTATAAGAATATGCGCGCCTCCGGTATGGAGGATGTGATCTTTTCCGGCTCGGATTTGCGCCCTGCCCGCAATGCGGCAGAAGTGACGCTCTATCTCGACAACAGCGATCAGTCCGCGCCGATGACATTTAATAATGCTGCGATGTTGCAGGTTTCGCGCAGGATTGAGCGCGACAAGGGGTCGCTCTATCGTATCAATGGCCGCGAGGTGCGCGCCAAGGATGTGCAGTTGCTGTTTGCCGATCAGTCAACGGGGGCGCGTTCGCCTTCCATGGTGGGGCAGGGGCGCATTGGCGAGCTGATTTCCGCCAAGCCGCAGGCACGCCGTGCTTTGCTGGAAGAAGCAGCGGGCATTTCCGGCCTGTACAGCCGCCGGCGCGAGGCGGAGTTGCGCCTGCGCGCGACCGGTGAAAATCTTGACCGGCTGGAAGATATAGTCAGCGATCTGGCCGGGCGGATTGAAAGCCTGAAGCGCCAGGCGCGCCAGGCCAGCCGTTTCAAGGCGCTTTCCGCCAGTATCCGTAAAATAGAGGCCGGAGTTTTTTATCTGCGCTGGGTGGCGGCGAAATCGCAGGGTGCCGAGGCGGAAAGCCGCCTGTCGAGTGCGACAGTCACCGTGGCTGACAAGGCGCAGGTGCAAATGCAGGCGGCAAAGGCCTTGGACGAGGCGCGCACCCGCCTGCCGCCCTTGCGGGAAGAGACGTTGAAGGCGCAGGCCGCGCAGCAGCGTTTGCGCCTTGGTGCGGCAACCCTTGAAGAGGAACAGAACCGCCTTGCGGCGCGGCGTGAGGAACTGGCCGGGCGCCTGCGGCAACAGCATGACGACCATGCGCGTGAAGCAGCTTTATTGCAGGAAAACGCGCAAAACCTGCAACAGCTTGCCGATGAGGAAACGCAGTTACGGGCGCAGGAGCAAGGCGGTGCGGATAAGGAACAGCGCTTTGCGGCAACCCTGCATAACATGATCGCGCAGCAAAGCGCGGAAGAGGAATTGCTGGCGGCGGAGCAGGAACGCCGGGCCGAACGCAACGCCGCGCAGGTGCAATTGCAAAACCGCATGGCTGAGGCGGTGCAGCGTGACAGAAAACTTGGCGCGGATATTGCTGTGATAACTGCCGAACTGGCCGCGCTGATAAGTGAAATTGCCGCGCTGACCGGTGCGGGTGCCTTGCGGGCGCGCTGTGAAAAACAGGAAAAAGTGTTGCTGGCGGCGGAAGAGGAAACTGCCCGTGCCGATGCGGCGCTGAACACGGCCCGCCTGGCGGAGGCCAGACGGCGTGAAAAGGCGGATGAGGCGCGCAGGCATTTGCATGGGCTTGAGGCTGAGGCGCGGACCCTGTTGCACATGCTTGAGCAATTCGGTGGCGGGGACTATCCGGCGATTGTCGATGATATCAGGGTGGAAAAAGGCTTTGAAGTTGCTCTTGGCGCGGCTTTGGGCGATGATCTGGAAGCTTCATTTATCGCGGGCGCGCCGGTTTCCTGGCTGGATATGGCGGTTGACAAGGGCGATGACCCGGCCCTGCCCGCCGGCGTTGCGCCATTGGCGCGGATGGTGGATGCGCCGGCGGCGCTGGCCCGGCGGCTTGAGCAGGTCGGCGTGGTGGAAGCGGATGAGGCTGCTGCTTTGCAGCCGCGATTGAAGGTTGGCCAGCGGCTTGTCAGCCGTGAAGGTGTGCTGTGGCGCTGGGATGGCTTGACCGCGCGCGCAGATGCGCTGACAGCAGGCGCCTTGCGGCTGGCGCAGAAAAACCGTCTGGGCGAGCTGGAAACGCTGCTTGTTGCGGCAAACGCCGCTTTTGTGAAAGCTCAGACCGCATTTGAGGCGGCGCAGGTTGCTGTGCAGGCGTGCCAGGGGCAGGAACGTGACAGCCGTGCGGCAGACATAACAGCGCGCAAACAGCTTGAAGCCTTGCACCATGAACTGGCCGCATTTGAGCGCGGCCTTGGCGAGCGCGTAAGCCGCCGCGATGCCTTGCGGGAAAATCATGGGCGGCTGGTTGCTGATTATGATGAGAACAGAGTCCGTCTTGCCGCACTGGAAAACGAGCAGAAGAGCTTGCCGCCAATGGCGGCAATGGAACAGACCATTGCCGCCTGCAACAGCCGTCTGGCAGAAGTCCGCGGGCGTCTCAGCGAAGAGCGCGCTGCACAAAGCATGTGGCAGCAGGCGGTGCAAAGCGGCAGGAACCGCTTGGCAGCCATTGCTCGGGAGCGGAAAAACTGGCAGGCGCGGCTTGCCGGCAGCGAGCGGCAATTGCAGGCTTTGGCCCGGCGCGGGGCACAGACCCGGGCGGAAATAGACGCCCTTGCCGCCACCCCTGACGGGCAAGCTTTTGAAGCGCGCCGACGGGCGCTGTTTGATGAAATTGCCAAGGCGGAAGCTGTGGCGCAAACACTGGCCGACCGCTTGGCGGAAGCAGAAACAACGCAGGCGGGGCTTGACCATGCCACGCTTGTCGCTGTGCAGGAACTGTCTGCAGCGCGGGAAGAGCGGGCGCGGGCGGAAGAGCGCCTGCATGCGGCGATTGACCGTTGCGAAGAGATTGAAGCGCACATTGTCTCGGCGCTTGATTGTCCGCCGGTGGAAACATTCGGCCGTGCCGGATTTGCAAACGGTGAGGCATTGCCGGATGAAGCAGCACTGGAGCGGGAGCTTGACCGGCTGCGGCTTGAGCGTGAACGCCTTGGCGCGGTGAATTTGCGCGCCGAGGAAGAAAGTGCGGAAATCACCGCCCGCATGCAAGCGCTGGTCAAGGAACGTGATGATGTGATTGAGGCTATCCGCAAATTGCGTCTTGCTATTCAGAATCTGAACCGTGAGGGCAGAGACCGGCTGCTGGAAGCGTTTGAGAAAGTCAATGTGTCGTTTCAGCGGCTGTTTACGCATTTGTTCGGTGGCGGCATGGCGGAATTGCAATTGGTGGAATCGGAAGACCCGCTGGAAGCCGGTCTGGAAATTCTGGCTCGTCCGCCGGGCAAAAAATTGCAGACGATGACGCTGCTTTCCGGCGGTGAACAGGCGCTGACGGCCATGGCGCTGATTTTCGCGGTGTTTCTGACCAATCCGGCGCCGGTCTGTGTGCTGGATGAGGTGGATGCGCCGCTCGACGACCATAATGTCGAGCGGTATTGCAATTTGATGGACGAAATGGCGGCGCTGGCGCAAACCCGTTTTATCATCATCACCCACAATCCTGTCACCATGGCGCGGATGAACCGGCTGTTCGGCGTGACCATGGGTGAGCAGGGCGTGTCGCAACTGGTTTCAGTGGATTTGCACACCGCAGAACAATTGCGCGAGCCTGCTTGA
- a CDS encoding Epimerase (bhsal13670): MKAIVTGAAGFIGFHTARRLLSQGWQVVGVDNLNAYYDVGLKQARLSLLEGERHFRFAQADIADASALATAIGADVDADIIVHLAAQAGVRYSIENPHSYIASNVTGQVTVFEQALKMPSRPPVLYASSSSVYGANTKIPFSEADRVDQPVSVYAASKRAGELLAHSYMHVHGLRSTGLRFFTVYGPWGRPDMAPWLFTRAILAGEPIKLFNHGNMVRDFTYVDDVVAGIVGAVNRLLDREAVIEPFYNIGNNKPVKLVDFIAAIEKAAERKAFREMHPMPPADVPCTYADITLAERDLGYQPQMTVEEGMGIFVEWFRGFNRR, translated from the coding sequence ATGAAAGCGATTGTAACAGGCGCGGCAGGTTTTATCGGTTTTCATACGGCGCGGCGGCTTCTTTCGCAAGGCTGGCAGGTTGTCGGTGTTGATAATCTCAATGCTTATTATGACGTCGGCCTTAAACAGGCGCGGCTTTCCCTGCTGGAAGGGGAACGGCATTTCCGGTTTGCGCAAGCTGATATTGCTGACGCTTCCGCTTTGGCGACGGCAATTGGTGCGGATGTGGACGCTGATATTATCGTCCATCTTGCCGCACAGGCGGGGGTGCGTTATTCCATCGAAAATCCGCACAGCTATATTGCGTCCAATGTTACAGGACAAGTGACGGTTTTTGAACAGGCGCTGAAAATGCCGTCACGTCCGCCAGTGCTTTATGCCAGTTCATCTTCCGTTTATGGCGCGAATACCAAAATTCCTTTTTCTGAGGCCGATCGGGTTGATCAGCCGGTTTCGGTCTATGCCGCCAGCAAACGCGCCGGTGAACTGCTCGCCCATTCCTATATGCATGTGCATGGTTTGCGCAGCACAGGCCTGCGCTTTTTTACTGTCTATGGCCCGTGGGGCCGGCCGGATATGGCGCCATGGCTGTTTACCAGGGCGATTCTGGCCGGTGAGCCGATAAAACTGTTCAATCATGGCAATATGGTGCGTGATTTTACCTATGTTGATGATGTTGTCGCCGGTATCGTGGGGGCTGTAAACCGCCTGCTTGACCGGGAAGCGGTGATTGAACCGTTTTACAATATCGGTAACAACAAGCCGGTGAAACTGGTGGATTTTATCGCCGCCATTGAAAAGGCGGCAGAACGTAAGGCGTTCCGTGAAATGCACCCTATGCCGCCCGCTGACGTGCCCTGTACCTATGCTGATATCACTCTGGCTGAACGGGATTTGGGCTATCAGCCGCAGATGACGGTGGAAGAGGGCATGGGTATATTTGTTGAGTGGTTTCGCGGGTTTAACAGGCGATGA
- a CDS encoding Hypothetical protein (bhsal13690), whose amino-acid sequence MSEAISSNSTFLPNFQLSFIKSGGGSFSPLLRRRLRVVGCNNLLLWSGPVFRFPAGFFSLLHVVPSIMPFAEGGTMSICREERGLLRLLLVCTAGGMFFSLLGYFRRQAVLYATESGRQNLPAALLFLQVSVMPGFIIAAGIFSRLLYNFSRIFRVSTYS is encoded by the coding sequence ATGTCTGAAGCTATAAGTAGCAATAGCACATTTTTGCCCAATTTCCAGCTCTCATTTATAAAAAGTGGTGGCGGCAGTTTTTCCCCCTTGTTAAGACGCCGCCTGCGGGTTGTGGGTTGCAATAATCTGTTGTTATGGTCAGGGCCGGTTTTCCGGTTTCCGGCGGGCTTTTTCTCCCTCCTTCATGTTGTCCCAAGCATAATGCCTTTTGCAGAAGGAGGCACTATGTCCATATGTCGGGAGGAGAGAGGGCTGCTGCGATTGTTATTGGTTTGCACTGCCGGCGGAATGTTCTTTAGCCTATTGGGATACTTCCGTCGGCAGGCCGTTCTCTATGCTACTGAAAGTGGCAGGCAAAACCTGCCTGCCGCTCTTTTATTTTTACAAGTATCGGTCATGCCCGGTTTTATTATAGCGGCCGGTATTTTTTCCCGGCTATTGTATAATTTTTCCCGGATTTTCCGGGTATCTACCTATAGTTGA
- a CDS encoding Hypothetical protein (bhsal13660), producing the protein MTRTGERKRGFLPLADMTAPILDPVLRRRAGLNIQLLECWPEIVGEDTAAMSQPLKILWPRRVHEGGEFEPAALVIACEGFAAMKIQHESGEIIQRINAFFGFAAVARLKIEQKPLYRQQQAVKPALAINEAQKAQLETMTASIENSRLRQALFCLGVGVLSDKNRHGR; encoded by the coding sequence ATGACGAGGACAGGCGAAAGAAAACGCGGTTTTTTGCCTCTGGCGGATATGACAGCGCCGATTCTTGATCCGGTTCTGCGCCGCCGTGCGGGGTTGAATATCCAGTTGCTGGAATGCTGGCCGGAAATTGTCGGTGAAGATACGGCAGCTATGAGCCAGCCGCTGAAAATCCTCTGGCCGAGACGGGTGCATGAGGGGGGGGAATTTGAACCGGCGGCGCTGGTGATTGCCTGTGAAGGGTTTGCCGCGATGAAAATACAGCATGAAAGCGGCGAGATTATTCAGCGTATCAATGCCTTTTTCGGATTTGCCGCGGTTGCCCGCCTTAAAATTGAACAAAAACCCCTTTACAGGCAACAGCAGGCGGTAAAACCGGCCCTTGCAATTAACGAAGCGCAAAAAGCACAGTTGGAAACAATGACAGCCTCTATTGAAAACAGCCGGTTGCGTCAGGCTTTGTTCTGTCTGGGCGTTGGGGTTTTAAGTGATAAAAACCGGCACGGCAGGTAG